In Deinococcus maricopensis DSM 21211, one genomic interval encodes:
- the gcvT gene encoding glycine cleavage system aminomethyltransferase GcvT produces the protein MSEAELKRTPLHAAHVRAGARMVPFGGWDMPVQYTGLLKEHHAVREGVGVFDVSHMGEFRVRGPGALDFLQRATTNDVSKLKPGRAQYGLLPNDRGGLIDDLYVYMVAEQEYLIVVNAGNIERDFAHLQTLARDFDVTFVDESALWGLLAVQGPQAEATLQPHVNVDLSAKKKNAFFPATLFDLDVFMARTGYTGEDGFEVFVKTDEAEVVWDKLLTLGVVPAGLGARDTLRLEAGFPLYGHEFSDDTHPLSSGYGWAVKDKAFHGREHILDRATPERLIGLTLDKVPPREGYPVLLNGEVVGRVTSGTTSPTLKRPIAMALVRADAAEADAYEVEVRGKTHPATRAPLPFYKR, from the coding sequence GTGAGTGAAGCTGAGCTCAAGAGAACGCCGTTGCACGCGGCGCACGTCCGGGCGGGCGCGCGCATGGTCCCGTTCGGCGGGTGGGACATGCCCGTGCAGTACACCGGCCTGCTGAAGGAGCACCACGCGGTCCGCGAGGGCGTCGGCGTGTTCGACGTGTCGCACATGGGCGAGTTCCGCGTACGCGGTCCCGGCGCGCTGGACTTCCTGCAGCGCGCCACCACGAACGACGTGAGCAAGCTCAAGCCGGGCCGCGCGCAGTACGGCCTGCTGCCGAACGACCGCGGCGGCCTGATTGACGACCTGTACGTGTACATGGTCGCCGAGCAGGAGTACCTGATCGTCGTGAACGCCGGGAACATCGAGAGGGACTTCGCGCACCTGCAGACGCTCGCGCGGGACTTCGACGTGACCTTCGTGGACGAGAGCGCCCTGTGGGGCCTGCTGGCCGTGCAGGGCCCGCAGGCAGAGGCGACGCTGCAACCGCACGTGAACGTGGACCTCAGCGCGAAGAAGAAAAACGCGTTCTTCCCTGCGACGCTGTTCGACCTCGACGTGTTCATGGCGCGCACCGGGTATACCGGCGAGGACGGCTTTGAGGTGTTCGTGAAGACCGACGAGGCGGAAGTGGTGTGGGACAAGCTGCTGACGCTCGGGGTTGTCCCGGCGGGCCTGGGCGCGCGTGACACGCTGCGGCTGGAGGCGGGCTTCCCGCTGTACGGGCACGAGTTCAGCGATGACACGCACCCCCTGTCGAGCGGGTACGGCTGGGCCGTGAAGGACAAGGCGTTCCATGGGCGCGAGCACATCCTCGACCGGGCCACGCCGGAGCGCCTGATTGGCCTGACCCTCGACAAGGTCCCGCCGCGCGAGGGGTACCCGGTCCTCCTGAACGGCGAAGTGGTGGGGCGCGTGACGAGCGGCACGACCAGCCCCACCCTGAAGCGCCCCATCGCGATGGCGCTCGTGCGCGCCGACGCCGCCGAGGCCGACGCGTACGAGGTGGAGGTGCGCGGCAAGACGCACCCGGCCACGCGCGCGCCCCTGCCGTTCTACAAACGCTAA
- a CDS encoding transglycosylase domain-containing protein, with protein sequence MRFLYGVLALILIGLLGVLGAFLLWGRNLPDVADLDVLEFSGQTRVFDRNGQFVGTLTPSLSSGYRVNRDLRTLDKISDYTEKAVVTSEDRRFYEHSGVDLIGVTRGLVKGLLRNDLEGGSSITQQVVKNTLLAEYNQARTPERKFKEAVLAFQVERNFNKGEILNAYLNVIYWGTAGHGKGDIVGVANAARAYFGQDAATLNLAQSVYLATLIPAPNRRYPRLEEYRPLMRNLLDRMVEDGRVTKAEADAAWRYPLTPAGWRTRYDASGKLLSATLVNEGARAANLPRAQTQVAESFLGALERDLIQKVGRKALFSSGGVRVDATLDLAAQRAAEAASRNARVPGGATLGIALTDPASGDILALVGQKYGDGIDEEWNNATQARRQVGSSIKPLLYTTALEKGWKQSDTALDAPLTGEYQPKNYSGTSSGRQVTLRYALDHSLNLPTVRLAQDVGLNDFAGKLRTLGLSPNDNAGLPLAIGALEASPLQMAAAYAPFANGGTYHEPRYVHKVTKGTQVLYTAPDTSTRAWDEQTAFLGLDMIRGVVNDLTPRQGGLGWRARIPGWDVGGKTGTTNDVKDLWFVGVTPRVSAAVWVGRSDSKAMPQNAYSGDIAAPIWQSAVSGALANKPHAAFKAPSGIEYRWVRGVNMAFKSEGGGGIGGWFRRTPAPPAPDPTPAQPEPEQPTDAPAEPEPAPDVTEPQPEEQTPAPEELPQPEDLQPTPPDTSTSTPTPATPTPAPEQPTAPPVDEVPVPEDVQPLPDDPTAEPTPAPETPTDDFGDGTAPDGTTPDGTVPDGSVPDSALPDGAALPDAP encoded by the coding sequence ATGCGTTTCCTGTACGGCGTCCTCGCGCTCATCCTGATCGGGCTTCTCGGCGTGCTCGGCGCGTTCCTGCTCTGGGGCCGCAACCTCCCCGACGTCGCCGACCTCGACGTTCTCGAATTCAGCGGACAGACGCGCGTGTTCGACCGCAACGGCCAGTTCGTCGGCACCCTCACTCCCAGCCTCAGCAGCGGCTACCGCGTGAACCGCGACCTGCGCACCCTCGACAAAATCAGCGACTACACCGAAAAAGCCGTCGTCACCAGCGAGGACCGCCGCTTCTACGAACACAGCGGCGTCGACCTCATCGGCGTCACCCGCGGCCTCGTCAAGGGCCTGCTCCGCAACGACCTCGAAGGCGGCAGCAGCATCACCCAACAGGTCGTCAAGAACACCCTCCTCGCCGAGTACAACCAGGCGCGCACCCCCGAACGCAAATTCAAGGAAGCCGTCCTCGCCTTCCAGGTCGAGCGAAACTTCAACAAGGGCGAAATCCTCAACGCGTACCTGAACGTCATCTACTGGGGTACCGCCGGGCACGGCAAAGGCGACATCGTCGGCGTCGCCAACGCCGCCCGCGCGTACTTCGGGCAGGACGCCGCCACCCTGAACCTCGCGCAGAGCGTGTACCTCGCCACGCTCATTCCCGCCCCGAACCGCCGCTACCCCCGCCTGGAGGAATACCGTCCGCTCATGCGCAACCTCCTCGACCGCATGGTCGAGGACGGCCGCGTCACCAAGGCCGAAGCGGACGCCGCGTGGCGCTACCCACTCACGCCCGCCGGCTGGCGCACCCGCTATGACGCCAGCGGCAAACTCCTCAGCGCAACCCTCGTGAACGAAGGCGCCCGCGCCGCGAACCTCCCCCGCGCGCAGACGCAGGTGGCCGAAAGCTTCCTCGGCGCCCTCGAACGCGACCTGATCCAGAAAGTCGGCCGCAAAGCCCTGTTCAGCAGCGGCGGCGTCCGCGTGGATGCCACCCTCGACCTCGCCGCGCAACGCGCCGCCGAAGCGGCCTCCCGGAACGCCCGCGTTCCGGGAGGCGCCACGCTCGGCATCGCCCTCACCGACCCCGCCAGTGGCGACATCCTCGCGCTCGTCGGCCAGAAGTACGGCGACGGCATCGACGAGGAATGGAACAACGCCACCCAGGCGCGCCGCCAGGTCGGCAGCAGCATCAAACCCCTGCTGTACACCACCGCCCTCGAAAAAGGGTGGAAGCAGTCCGACACCGCCCTCGACGCGCCCCTCACCGGCGAGTACCAGCCGAAGAACTACAGCGGCACCTCCAGCGGTCGCCAGGTCACCCTGCGCTACGCCCTCGACCACAGCCTCAACCTGCCCACCGTCCGCCTCGCGCAGGACGTCGGCCTCAACGACTTCGCCGGGAAGCTCCGCACCCTCGGCCTCAGCCCGAACGACAACGCCGGGCTGCCCCTCGCGATCGGCGCGCTCGAAGCGAGTCCCCTCCAGATGGCCGCCGCGTACGCTCCATTCGCCAACGGCGGCACGTACCATGAACCCCGCTACGTCCACAAAGTCACCAAAGGCACCCAGGTGCTGTACACCGCCCCCGACACCAGCACCCGCGCGTGGGACGAACAGACCGCCTTCCTGGGCCTCGACATGATCCGCGGCGTCGTCAACGACCTCACGCCCCGCCAGGGCGGCCTCGGCTGGCGCGCCCGCATTCCCGGCTGGGACGTCGGCGGCAAAACCGGCACCACCAACGACGTCAAGGACCTCTGGTTCGTCGGCGTCACCCCCCGCGTTTCCGCCGCCGTGTGGGTAGGCCGCAGCGACAGCAAGGCCATGCCGCAAAACGCGTACAGCGGCGACATCGCCGCGCCCATCTGGCAATCGGCCGTCAGCGGCGCCCTCGCCAACAAACCCCACGCGGCCTTCAAAGCACCGAGCGGCATCGAGTACCGCTGGGTGCGCGGCGTGAACATGGCCTTCAAGAGCGAGGGGGGCGGCGGCATCGGCGGCTGGTTCCGCCGCACGCCCGCCCCGCCCGCACCGGACCCCACGCCCGCGCAACCCGAGCCGGAACAACCCACCGACGCGCCCGCCGAGCCGGAACCCGCGCCGGACGTCACTGAGCCGCAACCCGAGGAGCAGACGCCGGCGCCTGAAGAACTCCCGCAACCCGAGGACCTGCAGCCCACCCCGCCCGACACGAGCACCTCCACGCCCACCCCCGCGACCCCCACGCCCGCGCCGGAGCAGCCGACCGCGCCCCCCGTGGACGAGGTACCCGTTCCCGAGGACGTGCAGCCCCTCCCGGACGACCCCACCGCCGAACCGACCCCCGCCCCCGAGACGCCCACGGACGACTTCGGCGACGGCACGGCGCCCGACGGCACCACCCCGGACGGCACGGTCCCGGATGGCAGCGTGCCCGACAGCGCCCTTCCGGACGGTGCGGCGCTGCCCGACGCGCCCTGA
- the sodA gene encoding superoxide dismutase [Mn] → MPYQLPALPYAYDALEPHVDTRTMEIHHTKHHQAYIDNANKALEGTEFADLPVEELITKLDQVPSDKKNVLRNNAGGHANHSLFWTVMGPNGSGQPSGELADAITAAFGSFDAFKEKFEDAAKTRFGSGWAWLVVKDGQLAVVSTANQDSPLMGEAVAGVSGTPILGVDVWEHAYYLNYQNKRPDYLKAFWNVVNWDAVAQRYAQAK, encoded by the coding sequence ATGCCCTACCAACTCCCCGCTCTCCCCTACGCCTACGACGCCCTGGAACCCCACGTCGACACGCGCACCATGGAGATCCACCACACCAAGCACCACCAGGCGTACATCGACAACGCCAACAAGGCCCTCGAAGGGACCGAGTTCGCGGACCTCCCCGTCGAGGAACTCATCACGAAACTCGACCAGGTGCCCAGCGACAAGAAAAACGTCCTGCGCAACAACGCCGGCGGCCACGCGAACCACAGCCTGTTCTGGACCGTCATGGGCCCGAACGGCAGCGGCCAGCCCAGCGGCGAACTCGCGGACGCCATCACGGCCGCGTTCGGCAGCTTCGACGCGTTCAAGGAGAAGTTCGAGGACGCCGCCAAGACCCGCTTCGGCAGCGGCTGGGCGTGGCTCGTCGTGAAGGACGGCCAGCTCGCCGTCGTCAGCACCGCCAACCAGGACAGCCCCCTGATGGGCGAAGCGGTCGCGGGCGTGAGCGGCACCCCGATCCTCGGCGTGGACGTGTGGGAGCACGCGTACTACCTGAACTACCAGAACAAGCGCCCCGACTACCTCAAGGCGTTCTGGAACGTCGTGAACTGGGACGCCGTCGCGCAGCGCTACGCACAGGCGAAGTAA
- a CDS encoding RluA family pseudouridine synthase, protein MTHDAPLTLTATPGRLDAVLAGLADSSRSQVSAWIDAGRVRVNGQVTTKSSLKLRGGETLIVDVPPPVLAHVEPENVPLDVLYEDDALIAINKPPGMTTHPAPGVTTGTLVNALLGRMPLPEQDGARGPDGYRPGIVHRLDKDTSGVIVVAKTVEAHAKLADAFKARETRKTYLALAGGSWSAQKPLNIDAPIGRHPVDRQRMTVGGVNPREAQTRFVPLAAHPNGRGQTLALVRCEPRTGRTHQLRVHLQHAGSPILGDAVYGRASDVMPRQALHAWALVIPHPTTGEPLHLHAPVPDDMLQAWVAFGGTLPDTVLHDPNAP, encoded by the coding sequence ATGACGCACGACGCCCCCCTCACCCTGACCGCCACGCCCGGACGCCTCGACGCCGTCCTCGCGGGCCTCGCGGACAGCAGCCGCTCTCAGGTCAGCGCCTGGATCGACGCGGGCCGCGTCCGCGTGAACGGCCAAGTCACCACCAAAAGCAGCCTGAAACTCCGCGGCGGCGAAACCCTCATCGTGGACGTCCCCCCGCCCGTCCTCGCGCACGTCGAACCCGAGAACGTCCCCCTGGACGTCTTGTACGAGGACGACGCCCTCATCGCCATCAACAAGCCGCCCGGCATGACCACGCACCCCGCGCCGGGCGTCACCACCGGCACGCTCGTGAACGCCCTGCTGGGCCGCATGCCCCTGCCCGAGCAGGACGGCGCGCGCGGCCCGGACGGCTACCGCCCCGGCATCGTCCACCGCCTCGACAAGGACACCAGCGGCGTCATCGTCGTCGCCAAGACCGTCGAGGCGCACGCGAAGCTCGCCGACGCCTTCAAAGCCCGCGAGACGCGCAAAACGTACCTCGCGCTCGCCGGCGGCAGCTGGAGCGCCCAGAAACCCCTGAACATCGACGCGCCCATCGGCCGTCACCCCGTGGACCGCCAGCGCATGACCGTCGGCGGCGTGAACCCCCGCGAAGCGCAGACGCGCTTCGTGCCGCTCGCCGCGCACCCCAACGGCCGCGGGCAGACGCTCGCGCTCGTGCGCTGCGAACCCCGCACGGGCCGCACCCACCAGCTTCGCGTGCACCTGCAGCACGCCGGCAGCCCCATCCTCGGGGACGCCGTGTACGGCCGCGCGAGCGACGTCATGCCCCGGCAGGCCCTGCACGCCTGGGCGCTCGTCATCCCGCACCCCACCACCGGCGAGCCGCTGCACCTGCACGCCCCCGTCCCGGATGACATGCTGCAGGCATGGGTGGCCTTCGGCGGCACCCTGCCTGATACGGTCCTGCACGACCCGAACGCCCCCTGA
- the hslO gene encoding Hsp33 family molecular chaperone HslO, translated as MSQESFMLRGTAADRTLRVVAVDATTLVEEARLRHHLSKTATAALGRTLAGALLLAQVLGKHEDSRVTVRIQGDGELGWIVAEGSTDGSVRGYVKNPGADLPPRDTDGKLDVRGIVGTDGDLAVTRLLENAEPYTGSVPLVSGEIAEDFAYYLAHSEQIPSAVLLGVYEERGQVAHAGGLIVQAMPGVSDATLTRLEANIKAMGTITDNLRTRSLLEIMGRATEGLDLVIADDATGARFACRCSRDKALSSLAYFDAHERHDMIQEGGQEVVCHWCSEHYQITPDEIRSLDAPQTHAQA; from the coding sequence ATGAGCCAGGAATCCTTCATGCTGCGAGGCACCGCTGCGGACCGCACCCTGCGCGTCGTCGCCGTGGACGCCACCACCCTCGTCGAGGAGGCCCGCCTCCGGCACCACCTCAGCAAAACCGCCACCGCCGCACTCGGCCGCACCCTCGCCGGCGCGCTCCTGCTCGCCCAGGTGCTCGGCAAACACGAGGACAGCCGCGTCACCGTCCGCATCCAGGGCGACGGCGAACTCGGCTGGATCGTCGCTGAAGGCAGCACCGACGGCAGCGTCCGCGGGTACGTCAAGAACCCCGGCGCGGACCTCCCCCCCCGCGACACCGACGGCAAACTCGACGTGCGCGGCATCGTCGGCACCGACGGCGACCTCGCCGTCACGCGCCTCCTCGAAAACGCCGAACCGTACACCGGCAGCGTTCCCCTCGTGAGCGGCGAGATCGCCGAGGACTTCGCGTACTACCTCGCGCACAGCGAACAGATCCCCAGTGCCGTCCTGCTCGGCGTGTACGAGGAACGCGGCCAGGTCGCGCACGCCGGCGGCCTGATCGTGCAGGCCATGCCGGGCGTCAGCGACGCCACCCTCACGCGCCTCGAAGCGAACATCAAGGCCATGGGCACCATCACCGACAACCTCCGCACGCGCAGCCTGCTGGAAATCATGGGCCGCGCTACCGAAGGCCTCGACCTCGTCATCGCCGACGACGCCACGGGCGCGCGCTTCGCGTGCCGCTGCTCCCGCGACAAGGCCCTGTCGAGCCTCGCGTACTTCGACGCGCACGAACGCCACGACATGATCCAGGAAGGCGGACAGGAAGTCGTGTGCCACTGGTGCAGCGAGCACTACCAGATCACTCCCGACGAAATCCGCAGCCTCGACGCGCCCCAGACGCACGCCCAGGCCTGA